In one window of Lynx canadensis isolate LIC74 chromosome A3, mLynCan4.pri.v2, whole genome shotgun sequence DNA:
- the RRM2 gene encoding ribonucleoside-diphosphate reductase subunit M2: MLSVRVPLATIVDPQQPQQQLQLSPLKGLSLADKENTPPALSGSRVLASKTARRIFQEPAEPKTKVLVPSVEDEPLLRENPRRFVIFPIEYHDIWQMYKKAEASFWTAEEVDLSKDIQHWESLKAEERYFISHVLAFFAASDGIVNENLVERFSQEVQITEARCFYGFQIAMENIHSEMYSLLIDTYIKDPREREFLFNAIETMPCVKKKADWALRWIGDKESTYGERVVAFAAVEGIFFSGSFASIFWLKKRGLMPGLTFSNELISRDEGLHCDFACLMFKHLVHKPSEQRVKEIIINAVRIEQEFLTEALPVKLIGMNCTLMKQYIEFVADRLMLELGFGKVFRVENPFDFMENISLEGKTNFFEKRVGEYQRMGVMSSPTENSFTLDADF, encoded by the exons atgCTCTCCGTCCGCGTCCCGCTCGCCACCATCGTGGACCCgcagcagccgcagcagcagCTTCAGCTCTCGCCCTTGAAGGGGCTCAGCCTGGCGGACAAGGAGAACACG CCCCCGGCCCTCAGCGGGAGCCGCGTGCTGGCCAGCAAGACCGCCCGGAGGATCTTCCAGGAGCCCGCCGAGCCG AAAACTAAGGTGCTTGTCCCCAGCGTGGAGGATGAGCCACTGCTCCGAGAAAACCCTCGTCGCTTTGTCATCTTTCCTATCGAGTACCACGATATTTGGCAGATGTATAAGAAAGCGGAGGCTTCCTTCTGGACAGCCGAAGAG GTGGATCTTTCCAAGGACATTCAGCACTGGGAGTCcctgaaggcagaggagagatATTTTATATCGCATGTTCTGGCTTTCTTTGCAGCGAGTGATGGCATAGTAAATGAGAACTTG GTGGAGCGGTTTAGCCAAGAAGTTCAGATTACTGAAGCCCGCTGTTTCTATGGCTTCCAAATTGCCATGGAAAACATCCATTCTGAGATGTATAGTCTCCTCATTGACACTTACATTAAAGATCCCAGAGAGAG GGAATTTCTCTTCAACGCCATCGAGACGATGCCTTGTGTAAAGAAGAAGGCGGATTGGGCCTTGCGTTGGATTGGCGACAAAGAGTCTACCTACG GAGAGCGGGTTGTGGCCTTTGCTGCAGTGGAAGGAATCTTCTTTTCTGGTTCTTTCGCGTCGATATTCTGGCTCAAGAAACGCGGCCTGATGCCTGGCCTCACGTTTTCCAATGAACTTATTAGCAGAGATGAG GGTCTACACTGTGACTTTGCCTGCCTGATGTTCAAACACCTGGTCCACAAACCTTCAGAGCAGAGAGTGAAGGAAATTATTATCAATGCCGTTAGGATAGAACAG GAATTCCTCACGGAGGCCTTGCCAGTGAAACTAATTGGGATGAATTGCACTTTAATGAAGCAGTATATTGAATTCGTGGCAGACAGACTTATGCTGGAGCTAGGTTTTGGCAAG GTTTTCAGAGTAGAAAATCCATTTGACTTTATGGAGAATATTTCACTGGAAGGGAAGACTAACTTCTTTGAGAAGAGAGTAGGCGAGTATCAGAGGATGGGAGTGATGTCAAGTCCAACAGAGAATTCTTTTACCTTGGATGCTGACTTCTAA